A part of Candidatus Krumholzibacteriia bacterium genomic DNA contains:
- a CDS encoding Lrp/AsnC ligand binding domain-containing protein, translated as MVTTLMLINTERKLVNEVAESLLEIEGVTEVYSVAGKYDLIAVLRSETNDEMADLVTRHVLEVDGITRSETLMAFRTHSKFDLASLFDVGSESARN; from the coding sequence GTGGTCACCACACTCATGTTGATCAACACGGAGCGAAAGCTCGTCAACGAAGTCGCCGAGTCCCTCCTCGAGATCGAGGGTGTGACCGAGGTCTACTCGGTCGCCGGCAAGTACGATCTGATCGCCGTGTTGCGCAGCGAGACCAACGACGAGATGGCCGACCTGGTCACCCGGCACGTACTCGAGGTCGACGGGATCACGCGCAGCGAGACGCTCATGGCCTTTCGCACGCACAGTAAGTTCGATCTGGCCAGCCTCTTCGACGTGGGCAGCGAGTCGGCGCGCAACTGA
- a CDS encoding M1 family aminopeptidase yields the protein MPPRPPQPAVRSRSLRLVAVALALLAGTAVGLVRAFGGGADPTLGLRYEVAIDDPATGRIAVSLHVTGSGDRIELGTSDHVLAPADPHVQFRVREARDPEGRPLEIVRHAQGWDVETRGRPARIDYEVHLHSPARHRGSFAREALSSIDVDGARLLGSDVFVFPLTAGVDSLEVRYDLPPDWTLHHPFATDATTAAPPSLPALYGSAVAVGRYRHLERQIDAVRVELALRGNYAFGDADLMDVVERVVRHQVELFGHAPSDRYLFVVNEHPAQEDPELLHYFGLHFRASMVLLIDPRTRRRSLQGEPASLCAHEFFHNWLGEELRQQGYEMNWFVEGVTTLYAYRTQLATGMLDHGRFAREVRRRHRDHWVDNPARARMSLSEAGSVVLQDPEVTRLTYTGGLLVGIALDERIAAATAGRTSLDDLLVRMVDRARHEPRHRLTRATLEAELLALTGEDFGPWLDRHVDGIDRLPLPGFVTSR from the coding sequence GTGCCCCCACGCCCGCCGCAACCCGCCGTCCGCAGCCGCTCGCTGCGCCTGGTCGCCGTGGCCCTGGCCCTGCTCGCCGGCACGGCGGTGGGCCTCGTGCGCGCCTTCGGCGGTGGTGCCGACCCCACGCTCGGGCTGCGCTACGAGGTCGCGATCGACGACCCGGCGACCGGTCGCATCGCCGTGAGTCTGCACGTCACCGGCTCGGGAGACCGGATCGAACTCGGTACGTCCGATCACGTGCTCGCCCCGGCCGACCCTCACGTACAGTTCCGGGTCCGGGAAGCCCGTGACCCGGAGGGACGCCCGCTCGAGATCGTGCGGCACGCTCAGGGTTGGGACGTCGAGACGCGGGGCCGACCCGCACGCATCGACTACGAGGTCCATCTGCACTCGCCCGCGCGACACCGCGGCTCCTTCGCCCGCGAAGCCCTCAGCTCCATCGACGTCGACGGGGCGCGCCTGCTCGGCAGCGACGTCTTCGTCTTCCCTTTGACGGCCGGCGTCGATTCCCTCGAGGTGCGCTACGATCTGCCGCCGGACTGGACCCTGCACCACCCCTTCGCCACGGACGCCACCACGGCAGCGCCTCCCTCCTTGCCCGCTCTGTACGGATCGGCCGTTGCCGTCGGCCGCTACCGCCACCTGGAGCGGCAGATCGACGCCGTGCGCGTGGAGCTCGCCCTGCGCGGGAACTACGCCTTCGGCGACGCCGATCTGATGGACGTCGTGGAACGTGTCGTCCGCCACCAGGTCGAGCTCTTCGGCCACGCTCCCTCCGACCGCTACCTCTTCGTGGTGAACGAGCACCCCGCGCAGGAGGATCCCGAACTCCTGCACTACTTCGGGCTGCACTTCCGGGCGAGCATGGTGCTGCTGATCGACCCGCGGACCCGTCGTCGCAGCCTCCAGGGCGAGCCGGCGTCGCTGTGCGCGCACGAGTTCTTCCACAACTGGCTGGGGGAGGAACTGCGCCAGCAGGGCTACGAGATGAACTGGTTCGTGGAAGGGGTGACCACCCTCTACGCCTACCGCACGCAGCTGGCGACCGGAATGCTCGATCACGGCCGCTTCGCCCGGGAGGTGCGTCGCCGGCACCGTGATCACTGGGTCGACAACCCGGCGCGCGCGCGGATGTCGCTGTCCGAGGCGGGTTCGGTGGTTCTGCAGGATCCCGAGGTGACCCGGCTCACCTACACCGGGGGACTCCTGGTGGGCATCGCCCTCGACGAACGCATTGCTGCTGCGACCGCGGGGCGGACTTCACTGGACGACCTGCTCGTCCGCATGGTCGACCGCGCACGGCACGAACCCCGACACCGATTGACCCGCGCCACGCTCGAGGCCGAACTCCTCGCACTCACCGGCGAGGACTTCGGACCCTGGCTCGACCGGCACGTGGACGGTATCGACCGGCTGCCGCTCCCCGGTTTCGTGACGAGTCGCTGA
- a CDS encoding chloride channel protein produces MESGPDKDPFERWPVLDRAEALLRRLGLNDHALLLIMAGIVGLMAGGGVVLFRLGYEALTEFFVPGAHGHDVVEAVRDRPAALLIGATALGGLAVGAIHRFGLRGGDFHGVAQVIHAVAHREGRIAARNTAVRFVTNALSIAAGGSVGPEGPVIELGSGIGSKAAQVLRLSPERVRTLLGCGAAAGLSAAFNAPIAGAIFALEIVLRDFAVVTFSPIIVASVVATALSRMVLGSAPAFEVPAYELASYQELPLYVVLGLAAGLLGVAFSHALRRSERWVAGLPIPNWLTPGLGGTLLGVGLVFMPELYGVGYEPITALLGGELGAGALAVLLVAKFAATSLTLASGFAGGIFAPILFLGGALGGLVGRAAEVLWPAATGSPGAYALVGMAAVMAAVTHAPITAILLLFEMTGGYEVILPLMLSCIAAVAVAQSLSRDSAFTLGFRERGLDVNYGRESAILRDFYVEDVMHPEAPVVDVRTRFGEVLDRFLEHDIDRWYVVDGNEQLVGSIDLHGIKSVLAEQGLRWVVIAADVMKPVGTAVLRRENLEEAIHALSSSQEDEVPVLQSPDDRRVVGLLSRGDVLDLYDREVLRKDVLGVKLVHRDERTADYVDLPSQYVVRSVPVERAWAGRTLAELELRERHGVHVLAVKRPGRRLAGRNELPDPHEPLQRRDRLVVVGHADDLAALLPDATH; encoded by the coding sequence ATGGAATCAGGACCGGACAAGGACCCCTTCGAGCGCTGGCCGGTGCTCGACCGTGCCGAGGCACTGCTGCGCCGCCTCGGTCTGAACGACCACGCCCTGCTGCTGATCATGGCCGGGATCGTGGGCCTGATGGCCGGCGGCGGCGTCGTGCTGTTCCGCCTGGGCTACGAAGCTCTGACGGAGTTCTTCGTTCCCGGAGCCCACGGCCACGACGTGGTCGAGGCGGTCCGCGACCGCCCGGCCGCGTTGCTGATCGGGGCCACCGCCCTCGGCGGCCTGGCGGTGGGGGCGATCCATCGCTTCGGCCTGCGCGGCGGCGACTTCCACGGCGTGGCCCAGGTGATCCACGCCGTCGCCCACCGCGAGGGGCGGATCGCGGCCCGGAACACCGCCGTTCGCTTCGTCACCAACGCCCTCTCGATCGCCGCCGGCGGCTCCGTGGGTCCCGAAGGACCGGTGATCGAGCTGGGATCGGGAATCGGATCGAAGGCGGCACAGGTCCTCCGCCTGTCTCCCGAGCGGGTCCGGACCCTGCTCGGATGTGGGGCCGCCGCCGGCCTGAGCGCGGCCTTCAACGCGCCGATCGCCGGAGCCATCTTCGCGCTCGAGATCGTGCTGCGGGACTTCGCGGTCGTGACCTTCAGCCCGATCATCGTGGCCTCGGTCGTGGCGACGGCCCTCAGCCGGATGGTCCTGGGGTCGGCCCCGGCCTTCGAGGTCCCCGCCTACGAACTGGCGTCGTACCAGGAACTCCCGCTCTACGTCGTGCTCGGCCTCGCGGCCGGGCTGCTGGGCGTCGCCTTCTCCCACGCCCTGCGCCGCTCGGAGCGCTGGGTCGCCGGACTCCCGATACCGAACTGGCTCACGCCCGGACTCGGGGGCACACTGCTGGGCGTCGGCCTGGTGTTCATGCCCGAGCTCTACGGCGTGGGTTACGAACCCATCACCGCACTGCTCGGAGGCGAACTCGGAGCGGGGGCCCTGGCCGTGCTGCTGGTGGCGAAGTTCGCGGCCACGAGCCTGACCCTGGCCAGCGGCTTCGCCGGAGGGATCTTCGCACCCATCCTCTTCCTGGGCGGCGCGCTGGGCGGATTGGTGGGCCGCGCCGCGGAAGTGCTCTGGCCGGCCGCGACCGGTTCCCCGGGCGCCTACGCCCTGGTCGGGATGGCCGCGGTCATGGCCGCGGTGACCCACGCACCGATCACGGCGATCCTGCTGCTCTTCGAGATGACGGGCGGATACGAGGTCATCCTGCCTCTCATGCTGTCGTGCATCGCCGCGGTGGCGGTGGCCCAGTCGCTCTCGCGGGACTCGGCGTTCACGCTCGGCTTCCGCGAACGCGGACTCGACGTGAACTACGGCCGCGAGAGCGCGATCCTGCGGGACTTCTACGTCGAGGACGTCATGCACCCCGAGGCGCCGGTCGTCGACGTCCGCACCCGTTTCGGCGAGGTCCTCGATCGCTTCCTCGAACACGACATCGATCGCTGGTACGTGGTCGACGGGAACGAACAGCTGGTCGGGTCGATCGATCTGCACGGGATCAAGAGCGTGCTCGCCGAGCAGGGACTGCGCTGGGTCGTGATCGCCGCCGACGTCATGAAGCCGGTCGGCACCGCGGTGCTCCGCCGCGAGAATCTCGAGGAGGCCATCCACGCTCTGAGTTCGTCCCAGGAGGACGAGGTACCGGTACTCCAGTCCCCCGACGACCGGCGCGTGGTCGGGCTCCTCTCGCGGGGCGACGTGCTGGACCTCTACGACCGCGAGGTCCTGCGCAAGGACGTCCTGGGCGTCAAGCTCGTCCATCGCGACGAGCGGACCGCGGACTACGTCGACCTTCCGTCGCAGTACGTGGTGCGATCGGTCCCCGTGGAACGGGCGTGGGCCGGGCGGACGCTCGCCGAGCTGGAGCTCCGCGAGCGGCACGGCGTGCACGTCCTCGCGGTGAAGCGCCCCGGCCGCCGTCTCGCCGGGCGCAACGAACTGCCCGATCCGCACGAGCCCCTGCAACGCCGCGATCGCCTGGTCGTGGTGGGCCATGCGGACGATCTGGCCGCGCTGCTCCCCGACGCGACACACTGA
- a CDS encoding STAS domain-containing protein, which produces MKIKKRAKGDVTVLDLSGKIMGGDDFDLFNNAIKDLVSEGAVDIVLNLSKVKWINSTGLGLMVSAYTSLVKQGGRMKIAEVSDRIDNILHVTQLELIFETFENEDEAVASFDKV; this is translated from the coding sequence GTGAAGATCAAGAAGCGCGCGAAGGGTGATGTCACCGTGCTCGACCTGTCGGGCAAGATCATGGGTGGTGACGACTTCGACCTGTTCAACAACGCGATCAAGGACCTGGTGTCCGAGGGCGCGGTCGACATCGTCTTGAACCTGAGCAAGGTGAAGTGGATCAACAGCACCGGGCTCGGGCTGATGGTCTCGGCCTACACCAGTCTGGTGAAGCAGGGTGGGCGGATGAAGATCGCCGAGGTGAGCGATCGGATCGACAACATCCTCCACGTCACCCAGCTCGAGCTGATCTTCGAGACCTTCGAGAACGAGGACGAAGCGGTCGCGAGCTTCGACAAGGTCTAG
- a CDS encoding glycosyltransferase family 2 protein, which yields MSPFLSVVLVVRDAAPVLGDALRSLDGLADEIVVLDTGSHDDTMEIARAHPGVRLYESVFDGFGAVKQRALEHCRGEWVLSLDADERVSPELRQRIEEMRANREPWRFDGYRIRRRNWMMGRAMRTMGLQKDAPLRLFRREGASFSTDLVDETVVLPPGADVGYLDTPLEHHTLRGIDQYLRKQDHYTTLDLAQDPRPHDVGHLITVWPSTFFRDYVARGGWRDAWPGLLWAGLTATGRFMRDMKVWIAHETGRGPDDGTPPGPTSKR from the coding sequence TTGAGCCCCTTCCTGTCCGTCGTGCTCGTCGTCCGTGACGCCGCCCCCGTGCTCGGCGACGCCCTGCGCAGCCTCGACGGCCTCGCCGACGAGATCGTCGTCCTCGACACCGGCAGCCACGACGACACCATGGAGATCGCGCGCGCGCATCCCGGCGTCCGTCTGTACGAATCGGTCTTCGACGGATTCGGTGCCGTGAAACAACGGGCCCTCGAGCACTGTCGTGGCGAGTGGGTCCTGTCCCTCGACGCCGACGAGCGCGTGAGTCCGGAGCTCCGGCAGCGCATCGAGGAGATGCGCGCGAACCGTGAGCCGTGGCGATTCGACGGCTACAGGATCCGCCGGCGGAACTGGATGATGGGCCGGGCCATGCGCACCATGGGCCTGCAGAAGGATGCGCCGCTGCGGTTGTTCCGACGCGAGGGCGCGTCGTTCAGCACCGATCTCGTCGACGAGACGGTCGTCCTGCCGCCGGGGGCCGACGTCGGATACCTCGACACCCCTCTCGAGCACCACACCCTGCGGGGGATCGATCAGTACCTGCGGAAGCAGGACCACTACACGACGCTCGATCTCGCCCAGGATCCGCGGCCCCACGACGTGGGCCACCTGATCACCGTGTGGCCGTCGACCTTCTTCCGGGATTACGTCGCACGGGGAGGATGGCGCGACGCCTGGCCGGGACTCTTGTGGGCGGGGCTGACCGCGACCGGCCGGTTCATGCGCGACATGAAGGTCTGGATCGCGCACGAGACGGGACGGGGTCCGGACGACGGAACGCCCCCCGGACCCACGTCGAAGCGCTAG
- a CDS encoding Mrp/NBP35 family ATP-binding protein, with protein MARLTPQQVQDALKSVKYPGFSRNIVSFGLVKDVQVSDENDVAVVIEHTITDGGILERIRRDVQETLDGLEGVGRVDLAMRDKNEGAPPQAPGQGAMEPKALPGVKSVVAVASAKGGVGKSTVATNLALALARSGQKVGLMDADIYGPSIPTMFGIHDRPVITEDRRIQPLERDGIKLISIGFLVPPEKALIWRGPMVMGAVQQFLNDCDWGELDVLVVDMPPGTGDAQLTLVQQVALAGVVMVTTPQDVALIDVVRGIQMFEQTNAPVIGVVENMSGFVCPNCETVHDIFGSGGGQATAERYGVPFLGAIPIDPRVVRSGDSGRPVVASQPDSPAAEAFGKVADNVVQFLQTSV; from the coding sequence ATGGCCCGTCTCACTCCGCAGCAGGTCCAGGACGCGCTGAAGTCGGTCAAGTACCCGGGCTTCTCGCGCAACATCGTGTCGTTCGGTCTGGTCAAGGACGTCCAGGTGTCCGACGAGAACGACGTGGCCGTGGTGATCGAGCACACGATCACCGACGGCGGCATCCTCGAGAGGATCCGCCGGGACGTGCAAGAGACACTCGACGGGCTCGAGGGCGTGGGCCGGGTCGATCTGGCCATGCGCGACAAGAACGAGGGCGCGCCGCCGCAGGCGCCCGGACAGGGCGCCATGGAGCCGAAGGCGCTGCCCGGCGTGAAGTCGGTGGTGGCGGTCGCCAGCGCGAAGGGCGGCGTCGGCAAGAGCACGGTGGCCACCAACCTGGCCCTGGCCCTGGCGCGCTCGGGTCAGAAGGTCGGGCTCATGGACGCCGACATCTACGGGCCGAGCATCCCGACCATGTTCGGCATCCACGATCGGCCGGTGATCACCGAGGACCGCCGGATCCAGCCGCTGGAGCGTGACGGGATCAAGCTGATCTCGATCGGCTTCCTGGTTCCCCCCGAGAAGGCCCTGATCTGGCGCGGGCCCATGGTCATGGGTGCCGTGCAGCAGTTCCTGAACGACTGCGACTGGGGCGAACTCGACGTACTGGTCGTGGACATGCCACCCGGGACCGGCGACGCGCAGCTCACGCTGGTGCAGCAGGTGGCCCTGGCCGGTGTGGTCATGGTGACCACGCCCCAGGACGTCGCGCTGATCGACGTCGTCCGGGGCATCCAGATGTTCGAACAGACGAATGCACCGGTGATCGGAGTGGTCGAGAACATGAGCGGCTTCGTGTGCCCGAACTGCGAGACGGTGCACGACATCTTCGGCAGCGGTGGCGGCCAGGCGACGGCGGAGCGCTACGGGGTGCCCTTCCTCGGGGCGATCCCCATCGATCCGCGTGTGGTCCGTAGCGGAGACTCGGGCCGGCCCGTGGTGGCGTCGCAGCCCGACAGTCCGGCCGCGGAGGCCTTCGGGAAGGTCGCCGACAACGTGGTGCAGTTCCTGCAAACGTCCGTCTAG
- a CDS encoding PTS sugar transporter subunit IIA, whose product MKLLNFTSPDLAFADLALNRREDVVRLFSERLVEQGGATDATRLADEILAREEVETTGIGGGIAIPHARSEVVVGTHVIVATMAEPISWNSIDGEPVDLIFLLAGNRELPGQQLRVLARISKLVRIHPLLDDLRAAETPAQIVKAIQATEARHF is encoded by the coding sequence ATGAAGCTGCTCAATTTCACGTCACCGGATCTGGCCTTCGCCGATCTCGCGCTGAACCGGCGCGAGGACGTGGTGCGCCTGTTCTCGGAGCGGCTCGTCGAGCAGGGCGGTGCCACCGACGCCACGCGCCTCGCCGACGAGATCCTGGCGCGTGAAGAGGTCGAGACCACTGGCATCGGGGGCGGGATCGCCATTCCGCACGCCCGCAGCGAGGTCGTGGTGGGAACGCACGTGATCGTGGCGACCATGGCCGAGCCGATCTCGTGGAACTCCATCGACGGCGAGCCCGTCGATCTGATCTTCCTGCTCGCCGGCAATCGAGAACTGCCCGGCCAGCAGCTGCGCGTGCTCGCGCGGATCTCGAAGCTGGTGCGGATCCACCCGCTGCTCGACGACCTCCGGGCCGCCGAGACCCCCGCCCAGATCGTCAAGGCCATCCAGGCGACCGAGGCCCGGCACTTCTAG
- a CDS encoding AAA family ATPase, translating into MSRPQPCQLPIASSTRLQLDPDQRSQQLHRFRGLMERMVVGQPTAIRQISNSFSRVLAGVGDPESPILSMMLMGPTGVGKTETVRALAESLFGHRRAFTRINCQEYSAHYNLSKLLGSPPGYVGGEIKPLLSQDNLERHHREAIEQGRGMFNENLARLNRFSPEEGKYVSLVCFDEIEKAHPKLWNLLLGILEDGTLVLGNNDEVDFTRAIIVLTTNVGSRSMGEHLGHENIGFVGTEDEAGLDRDLRSSAMREAKKVFPFEFINRFDQLVTFDTLKEEHLFAILDNLVSNLHIRSIDCIEPFLLRVEHRAKAELVRQGTDPQFGARPLRRAVESEIVTPISHLICSGQIQRGDLVTVDFEDGGFVFSKEDGIMTAEEIADFEALREERERSRDLEGHDDGGEANRIVEEMEEVVAQSRTLSGDGGLHDL; encoded by the coding sequence ATGTCCAGGCCGCAGCCCTGCCAGTTGCCCATCGCGTCGTCGACCCGACTCCAGCTGGATCCGGATCAGCGCAGTCAGCAGCTGCACCGATTCCGGGGCCTGATGGAGCGCATGGTCGTCGGCCAGCCGACGGCGATCCGCCAGATCAGCAACTCCTTCAGCCGAGTGCTCGCCGGCGTCGGCGATCCCGAGAGTCCGATCCTGTCGATGATGCTCATGGGTCCGACGGGTGTCGGCAAGACGGAGACGGTCCGGGCACTGGCCGAATCGCTCTTCGGTCACCGCCGTGCCTTCACGCGGATCAACTGCCAGGAGTATTCCGCCCACTACAACCTGAGCAAACTGCTCGGGAGCCCGCCGGGGTACGTGGGCGGTGAGATCAAGCCTCTGCTGAGTCAGGACAATCTCGAACGCCACCACCGGGAGGCGATCGAGCAGGGCCGCGGCATGTTCAACGAGAACCTGGCCCGCCTGAACCGCTTCTCGCCCGAAGAAGGCAAGTACGTCTCGCTGGTGTGCTTCGACGAGATCGAGAAGGCGCACCCCAAGCTGTGGAATCTCCTGCTCGGGATCCTCGAGGACGGAACCCTGGTCCTGGGTAACAACGACGAGGTCGACTTCACCCGCGCGATCATCGTGCTGACCACCAACGTGGGCAGCCGCTCCATGGGCGAGCACCTCGGTCACGAGAACATCGGTTTCGTCGGAACCGAGGACGAGGCCGGTCTCGATCGGGACCTGCGCTCGTCGGCCATGCGCGAGGCCAAGAAGGTCTTCCCCTTCGAGTTCATCAATCGCTTCGACCAGCTGGTGACCTTCGACACGCTCAAGGAAGAGCACCTGTTCGCGATCCTCGACAACCTGGTGTCCAACCTCCACATCCGGAGCATCGACTGCATCGAGCCCTTCCTCCTGCGCGTGGAGCATCGGGCGAAGGCGGAGCTGGTGCGGCAGGGAACCGATCCGCAGTTCGGAGCGCGGCCGTTGCGCCGGGCGGTGGAGTCCGAGATCGTCACCCCGATCAGCCATCTGATCTGCAGCGGGCAGATCCAGCGTGGCGATCTGGTCACCGTCGATTTCGAGGACGGCGGTTTCGTCTTCTCGAAGGAGGACGGGATCATGACCGCCGAGGAGATCGCCGACTTCGAGGCCCTGCGCGAGGAGCGCGAGCGTTCGCGTGACCTCGAGGGCCACGACGACGGCGGCGAGGCGAACCGTATCGTCGAGGAGATGGAGGAGGTCGTGGCCCAGTCGCGCACGCTGAGCGGCGACGGTGGCCTTCACGATCTCTGA
- a CDS encoding polymer-forming cytoskeletal protein, with amino-acid sequence MFGNNKERTGPMNSPNPTTAPAPSRKNNQADEAITAYLGPDVDIEGTLRFENSVLIEGKFKGEIQSEHGTLVVGESAEVEADITGGNIAIRGKVTGSVTANERVHLQDRGVFSGQLTTPSLQMDESVTFDGSCTMPRPGQGGAPKSKGKGADEKILDAVESVKS; translated from the coding sequence ATGTTCGGCAACAACAAGGAGCGAACGGGACCCATGAATTCGCCGAATCCGACCACGGCGCCCGCGCCGTCACGGAAGAACAACCAGGCGGACGAAGCGATCACCGCCTACCTCGGCCCCGACGTGGACATCGAAGGCACGCTGCGCTTCGAGAACTCGGTACTGATCGAGGGCAAGTTCAAGGGTGAGATCCAGAGCGAACACGGGACCCTGGTCGTCGGCGAGAGCGCCGAGGTCGAGGCCGACATCACCGGTGGCAACATCGCGATCCGCGGCAAGGTCACGGGCAGCGTCACCGCCAACGAACGGGTGCACCTGCAGGACCGCGGTGTCTTCAGCGGCCAGCTGACGACGCCCTCGCTGCAGATGGACGAGTCGGTCACCTTCGACGGCAGCTGCACGATGCCGCGCCCGGGTCAGGGTGGGGCACCGAAGTCGAAGGGCAAGGGTGCCGACGAGAAGATCCTCGACGCCGTCGAGTCGGTGAAGAGCTAG
- a CDS encoding C4-type zinc ribbon domain-containing protein: MSATDQTANQAQLLVALQDLEDMIAEAENPDQRAVLEEMGFPVEGIDELHAAQKDLEAKIQPAMLNKYRRLRKRTGKAVMPVISSACTGCFTNVPHVFTSSVNKGKVIACETCGRILYWP; this comes from the coding sequence ATGAGCGCCACCGACCAGACCGCCAACCAGGCCCAGCTCCTGGTCGCGCTGCAGGACCTCGAGGACATGATCGCCGAGGCCGAGAATCCCGACCAGCGCGCAGTCCTCGAAGAGATGGGATTTCCGGTCGAGGGCATCGACGAGCTGCACGCGGCACAGAAGGACCTCGAGGCGAAGATCCAACCGGCGATGCTCAACAAGTACCGTCGCCTGCGCAAACGCACCGGGAAGGCCGTGATGCCGGTGATCAGCAGTGCCTGCACGGGTTGCTTCACCAACGTGCCCCACGTGTTCACCAGCTCGGTGAACAAGGGCAAGGTGATCGCCTGCGAGACCTGCGGCCGGATCCTCTACTGGCCCTGA
- a CDS encoding PTS sugar transporter subunit IIA, with translation MTIDELVRHMSAERFVPDFAAESKDDALRTLTEAVVTGSEVNDAPTILQMLQNREQLGSTALSKGVAFPHGRSLAVKKLTILVARSHEGVDFDSEDGKPTHLFFLILAPPQDTGNYYLQALGKIAELVRRDEVCNGLMEAEDFDTLTTVLREAS, from the coding sequence ATGACGATCGACGAACTCGTCCGACACATGAGCGCCGAGCGCTTCGTTCCCGACTTCGCTGCCGAGTCCAAGGACGACGCTCTGCGCACGCTGACCGAGGCCGTCGTGACCGGCTCCGAGGTCAACGACGCTCCCACCATCCTCCAGATGCTGCAGAATCGCGAGCAGCTCGGCAGTACCGCTCTCTCGAAGGGCGTGGCCTTCCCGCACGGCCGATCGCTCGCCGTGAAGAAGCTCACGATCCTCGTGGCCCGCAGCCACGAGGGAGTCGACTTCGACAGTGAGGACGGCAAGCCCACGCATCTGTTCTTCCTGATCCTGGCTCCGCCCCAGGACACGGGGAACTACTACCTGCAGGCGCTCGGCAAGATCGCCGAGCTCGTCCGCCGCGACGAGGTGTGCAACGGGCTGATGGAGGCCGAGGACTTCGACACCCTCACCACCGTGCTCCGGGAGGCCAGCTGA
- the rsgA gene encoding ribosome small subunit-dependent GTPase A, translating into MTRHGLVVQHGANRNLVLEDGGDPLDSAALWGCTLRGRLRRGRRERVRPVVIGDRVEFETAGEGQGSVTGTGVITAIDPRRNQVSRPQPSGGSHRRLEQVVVANLDRLWVVASLAQPPLNLRFVDRILAAAALQGVDGGLVLNKVDLDEAPDPEPLRAVYEALEVPVLLCSATTAHGMEPLADALHGRISALVGLSGVGKTSLLRAVQPGLELRVGSVGERHGHGRHTTTSSRLFWLPGCEGWVADTPGMREFGLWGTVRRELEHGFVEIAAAAVDCRFRDCLHQGEPGCAVREAVDAGRIDPGRYASYRALLEELPARDDPWR; encoded by the coding sequence GTGACGCGACACGGTCTGGTGGTCCAGCACGGTGCGAATCGGAACCTGGTGCTGGAGGACGGGGGAGATCCTCTCGACTCCGCGGCGCTCTGGGGCTGCACCCTTCGGGGCCGGCTCCGGCGCGGGCGTCGGGAGCGGGTCCGCCCGGTGGTGATCGGAGACCGCGTCGAATTCGAGACCGCCGGCGAGGGCCAGGGGTCGGTGACGGGGACGGGCGTGATCACCGCGATCGATCCACGGCGGAACCAGGTCAGCCGGCCACAGCCCTCGGGCGGTTCGCACCGCCGCCTCGAACAGGTCGTGGTGGCGAACCTCGACCGGCTGTGGGTGGTGGCCTCGCTGGCGCAACCGCCGCTGAACCTGCGCTTCGTCGACCGGATCCTGGCCGCCGCGGCGCTCCAGGGCGTGGACGGCGGGCTGGTACTGAACAAGGTCGATCTCGACGAGGCCCCCGATCCGGAGCCGCTGCGGGCGGTGTACGAGGCCCTGGAGGTCCCGGTGCTGCTCTGCTCGGCCACGACCGCGCACGGAATGGAACCCCTGGCCGACGCCCTGCACGGTCGGATCTCGGCCCTGGTCGGACTCAGTGGCGTGGGCAAGACCAGCCTGCTCCGGGCCGTCCAACCGGGCCTGGAGCTCCGCGTGGGAAGCGTCGGCGAGCGCCACGGGCACGGCCGCCACACGACGACCAGCAGCCGACTGTTCTGGCTGCCCGGGTGCGAGGGCTGGGTGGCCGATACGCCGGGGATGCGCGAGTTCGGGCTGTGGGGTACCGTCCGCCGGGAACTCGAACACGGATTCGTCGAGATCGCGGCAGCGGCGGTCGATTGCCGCTTCCGCGATTGCTTGCACCAGGGTGAACCGGGCTGCGCGGTGCGCGAGGCCGTGGACGCGGGCCGGATCGATCCCGGCCGCTACGCCAGCTACCGCGCCCTGCTCGAGGAGTTGCCGGCCCGAGACGATCCCTGGCGGTAG